A window of the Glaciimonas sp. CA11.2 genome harbors these coding sequences:
- a CDS encoding branched-chain amino acid ABC transporter permease, protein MEIFLQLVFSGVALGMIYAVIAFGYQLTFATSGTLNFGQGEALMLGALVGLSLVGNIHGGPFLNYWLMIPVVIMFGALQGVVVEWIGVRPAIKIKSEFGWIMSTIALAIIFRNVAENIWGKDDLTFPSPLSATPFQVFGASVQPMQVVVVLGALGMMLAVELFNRKSIYGKAVVATANDRDAAGLMGINTSMVITFSYALSSATAAFAGVLVAPLTLTGATMGAALGLKAFAVAIIGGLTSGMGAVVGGLILGIAETLTGFYVSTGYKEVPGLVLLLLVLAVKPAGLFGKTAIKKV, encoded by the coding sequence ATGGAAATCTTTCTCCAGCTGGTTTTTAGCGGTGTCGCGTTGGGTATGATCTACGCGGTGATTGCTTTCGGCTATCAACTTACTTTCGCAACTTCCGGCACGCTCAATTTTGGACAGGGCGAAGCACTGATGCTAGGTGCGCTGGTCGGCTTGAGTCTGGTTGGTAATATTCACGGCGGTCCTTTTTTAAATTACTGGCTAATGATTCCGGTAGTGATTATGTTCGGCGCCTTACAAGGCGTTGTGGTCGAGTGGATAGGCGTACGCCCGGCGATCAAAATTAAGTCGGAGTTTGGCTGGATCATGTCGACCATCGCGCTCGCGATCATCTTCAGAAACGTCGCTGAAAATATCTGGGGCAAAGATGACCTGACATTCCCATCACCGCTATCGGCAACGCCTTTTCAGGTATTTGGTGCCAGTGTGCAGCCGATGCAAGTTGTTGTAGTGCTGGGTGCTCTCGGCATGATGCTAGCGGTCGAGCTATTCAATCGTAAATCTATTTATGGCAAAGCAGTTGTTGCGACCGCCAATGATCGTGACGCAGCGGGACTGATGGGCATTAACACCAGCATGGTGATTACGTTCTCCTACGCATTATCGTCCGCGACTGCCGCTTTTGCTGGCGTACTGGTGGCACCGCTGACCTTAACCGGCGCAACAATGGGTGCAGCCTTGGGTTTGAAAGCATTTGCAGTTGCCATTATTGGTGGTTTGACCTCTGGTATGGGCGCGGTGGTTGGCGGATTAATTCTGGGGATCGCCGAAACGTTGACTGGTTTTTATGTCTCGACTGGATATAAGGAAGTGCCAGGACTAGTTTTACTCCTGCTGGTCTTAGCCGTTAAACCTGCCGGTTTGTTTGGTAAAACTGCCATCAAGAAGGTGTAA
- a CDS encoding ABC transporter substrate-binding protein, whose amino-acid sequence MSYKTNVFVAAALLTWSIAGVTSAVAAEPIKIGVTGPFTGGSAPMGVSMRDGVKLAVADINAKGGLLGRQLQLVERDDEAKNERGVQVAQELINKEKVVATVGFANTGVALASQRFYQEAKIPVMNSVATGSIITKQFVGPENKDNYIFRTSANDTIQSKMIVDEAVGRQKYTKVAILADSTNYGQLGREDLEKALLANGIKPVAVEKYNLKDVDMTAQLLKAKQGGAQVILTYGIGPELAQIANGMEKINWKVPIIGSWPLSMGNFIDNAGKNGDGARMPQTFIQDGNTPMRKNFIQAYQKAYKVERMPSAVSAAQGYDSIYLLAAAIKQAGSTDGAKVREALENLKAPVEGVITTYNKPYSHDDHEAIKPTMVTIGVVKDGRVVLAK is encoded by the coding sequence ATGTCATATAAAACTAACGTATTCGTTGCCGCTGCTTTACTAACTTGGTCGATTGCCGGTGTTACCTCGGCTGTCGCAGCAGAGCCAATCAAGATAGGCGTCACAGGGCCATTTACCGGTGGTTCCGCACCGATGGGCGTCTCCATGCGTGACGGCGTTAAGTTGGCGGTTGCAGACATCAATGCAAAGGGCGGTCTTTTGGGACGTCAATTACAATTGGTTGAACGCGATGATGAAGCTAAAAATGAGCGCGGTGTCCAGGTAGCGCAAGAATTGATCAACAAAGAAAAGGTCGTCGCCACGGTTGGTTTTGCAAATACCGGTGTAGCCCTTGCATCGCAACGCTTCTATCAGGAAGCAAAAATTCCGGTGATGAATAGTGTTGCGACTGGCAGCATTATTACTAAACAATTTGTTGGTCCGGAAAACAAGGACAACTATATTTTCCGTACTTCTGCAAACGACACCATTCAATCAAAAATGATTGTCGACGAAGCTGTTGGACGTCAAAAATACACCAAGGTAGCGATTCTGGCTGACTCCACTAATTATGGTCAACTTGGTCGGGAAGATTTGGAAAAGGCACTTTTGGCAAACGGCATCAAGCCGGTTGCCGTAGAAAAGTACAATCTCAAAGATGTCGATATGACCGCACAATTGCTGAAGGCCAAGCAGGGCGGCGCGCAAGTAATATTGACTTACGGTATTGGACCTGAGTTGGCCCAAATCGCAAACGGCATGGAAAAGATTAACTGGAAAGTACCGATTATCGGTAGCTGGCCTTTGTCGATGGGTAATTTTATCGACAATGCAGGTAAGAACGGCGATGGTGCGCGTATGCCCCAAACTTTTATTCAGGATGGTAATACGCCGATGCGTAAAAACTTTATCCAGGCCTATCAAAAGGCCTATAAAGTAGAGCGGATGCCGTCTGCTGTTTCGGCTGCCCAAGGTTACGACTCGATCTACTTGCTCGCTGCGGCGATCAAACAGGCCGGCTCCACCGACGGCGCGAAAGTTCGGGAGGCGTTGGAAAATCTAAAGGCCCCTGTAGAAGGCGTTATCACCACTTACAATAAACCATACAGCCACGATGATCACGAGGCTATTAAGCCTACTATGGTTACGATTGGTGTAGTTAAGGATGGCCGTGTCGTTCTAGCAAAGTAA